The following nucleotide sequence is from Apium graveolens cultivar Ventura chromosome 4, ASM990537v1, whole genome shotgun sequence.
CTGAGTCTACAAAATAATTTGCTGCAATGAGATGAAATTGAGTCACTTCAGAAGAATAAGACTTTGAAACTAGTCAAGTGGCCTTGAGACAGAAAGATTGTCACTTGTAAATGGGTCTACAAGAAGAAGGAAGAAGAAATATCTGTCGATGGTATCATATATAAAGCTCGGTTAGTAGATCGAGGGTTCACTCAAAAAGAGTGATTAGACTACAATGAGATTTTCTCGCCAGTGGTCAGACACACTTCCATCAGGGTGCTACTAGCAATAGTTGCACATCAGaatctggagtttgaacaactcGACGTGAAGACATATTTCTACATGGAGAGTTGGAAGAGGAGATATGCATAACTTAGCTAGATGGTTTTCAGGTTCCTGGTAAAGAAGATTATGTTTGCAAGTTGTTGAAGTTCTTGTATGGACTAAAACAGTCTCCGAGGCAGCGGTACAAAAAAAATCGACAGCTATATGATAGGTATTGGCAACACCAGGAGTCCATATGATTGTTGTATTTTTATTATAGTAAGACAACAAATAGTTTTTTGAACTATCTGATCCTGTTTGTTGATGATATATTGATAGATGCAGAAAATAAGTTTATTCAGAAGTTGAAGGGTCTCCTTAGTGCCGGGTTTGAAATGAAATATTTGGGTGTAGATCGAAAAATTCCGGGAAGGGAGATTTAATTCTAACCCACCTTAAACCAAAGCCATATCCAAGCCTAAGCCTACAGTCAACAAGGTTGATCAACTCTTTATATGTGACATCAAAAAATTTTCAGACATCAATCTTTacctggatgaactggatgaagtaagggtaATTGATGATTCCTACAAGCTACTAGAAAGATTgatgttcaaatacaagggaggcaAGGAGATCACACGGCCTCTCTATAGAATTCTCAATAAAGGCTACTGCAATGTCGTAGTGAAGGTGTTCTCTGCAATGAAGAAAGATTTTGGATTTACCAAAGTGGCTAAATCAGAAGTACTCAGCAAGATCAGCCAAACCAGACAAAATTGGAGAGATCCAAATGCACTACCTAGAGTTTTGACTATCCCATACACTGGtgatagagtgcatttgagaccTTATTGGATGATGGAGTTTAGAGATGCAAAATttgtcagaagatttttcagacttgaagaccaactacAAATATCAAGTAATGATACACTCGAGAAAATGCAGGAGATGCTGTATATCAACAATGAAAATGAAGCCGAATTCTATTGACAACTCCAACACCAGATTGAGAAGAATAATGAGAAGCTGGGAAAGAGGCCAAGGGATTCAAGGAAAAAGAAATAATTTGCTCAGtttagaggagcaccttgaaaataaCATGAAAACTCTTTAAACTTTTTTTTGTACAGTTCAATTTTAATGCAACACTTTATAATTCATCTACTTTTAGTGTGTCGGTTCTTTAGGATGTTCTTCTTTacttttattataatttttcttatttttgttataataatattaattttgaCATTAACTttttcagttttattttaaaaaaaatgtatttCACAAGTAATTAAATATTTGGTTAGCTGATTGGATGTAAATGTCAATGTTTTTTTCAAACAGAAATTATATTGCAAATTGAGTTTCTCTAACTCACTTAATATAAAAGTTGTATCATTAACTTTCATTTATTTATAGAATGATATTCTTTTATACACAATAGTGGGACATTCATAAAcaaaaaactaatattttataCATTCACGTGTTACCGACACCATCACAAATAGCGCATAAATATTACATTATTTATAAACAGAGATCTCAATCCAACATTACCCTTCACGTGTTTTCGATACTAGATCACAAGTAGCGTATGAAAAATTATAACAAAAATattcaattatttaaaaaaattatccaTTAATATGGACAAAataaaatattcaattttatatAACTTAAGCGGAAATAAAATATGTGATAAAAAATTCATTGGTACCAAAATTTTATCCTAATATTTTTCTTAATATCAAACTCATACATATTCCTTCATATTTTGTAATTGAATACATGTTTTTTTATCATTATATGTTAAAAGCATAAAACAcaaaattaacaataaataagaaaaataagATAATTGGATGTTCTAAATTTGTCATGTGTGTTTACACACACATTCTCCTTGAAcacatatttataataaaattataaaaacaatacAGAAAGcattaagaaaaaaaaataagaaaattcaTTCACAACCAAATCATTACCAGCAATCTTGTCTTGATTTCAGTCCCTCCTCACACAAACCCCCCCTCTTCCCCTCTTCATCGTCATCGTCCTTCCCTTCTCCAAGGTTTGTTTGTAACCCAcatctttaattttttttatttttttatttttgcattttttaatattatttttatgcATATTACACATTATTTTCTTGTGCTTCTTGAGATCAACTTAAAGTTTATAAATTTATGTATTACTGCTCTACCCCTTTGTTTAATTTGTACCAAAGttggttctttttgatttctTGCATTCAAAAAATGTACTTTTGTTGTTATATATgccttgtgtgtgtgtgtgttgggTAGTTGTTAGTGCCAATGTTGATGTTAATTCTTGTATGTTTGGATCATAATGTTGTTATGATTATTGGGTTTTATTGGATGATCAAATTATGTTGTTTTAAGTATGTTTTGTTAGTGTAGTTGGCCTTGTTGTGGTAATCACTTtttttggtttggtttggtttgatTGAGTGTAGGTTTTAGGCTTTGTATTCGATATAATCAGATACAATTAAGATGATGATATACAATAAAGGGAGTAGAGTTGAGATATTGTGTGAAGATGAGTTGCCATCGGGTGCTTGGCGATGTGCTGAAATTATCTGTGGTGATGGTTATAATTTCAAGATTAGATATGATGAGTATTTCGGTGCTGCCGGTGGTGAGACAGTTGTGAAATGGATTTCTAACAAGTTAATTAGGCCGTGCCCCCCTCAGATTGAACTTAAAGATGATTGGATTCGTGGTGCAGTGTTGGAGGTGTTTCACAATCTTTCATGGAAGATGGCAACGATGTCTAAGGTTTTGGGAAATAATTTGTTTGTTGTTAGGTTAGTTGGTTCATCAAGTGAGTTTAAAGTTAGAAGATTGGATCTCCGGGTGCGGCAGTGTTGGCAGAATAATGAATGGACTGTGATCGAAAAGGTACTTTTATCTAATATTGTTACTAATTTTTACAGGTTTTTGCAATATGAATATGTTTGCTGAATGCTAGGACTTCTGTGATACAATTTTTAATGCTTCCTTAGTAAAcgtatttctttttttttttagtttttatattattttggATGGCCGAGCCCTGTGCAGTGATAAAATCATTCAATTGATCTTCTATTTTTTTATGTATAGGGCTGTGGAAGAGATCAAGCTGGTAAATGAAATGATAGATTGAATCTGATTTATGTTCGTGAGACAGGAAGCCAAGGCAAGGAGATATATACAAAAATGAGGTCCAATGTGCTAGACCAGTATCTTGATGCTGAAGCCAATGTTAACCAATCTTGTAATCCATACTCTCGGAATTTGAAGAGAAGCTTTCGGAGCTGTCAAGTTGAACAACAGGAAGGGAGCGCATATAAATATTTAGCAGCTGAAAAAGAGGGCAAGAGTCGCCGGGTTACTGCATCCCCATCTCCAaaaaaggtagaagcaattgcTTCCGCTAAACAAATCCTGGGTGAAAAACACCTACATGCCTCTAATAACTATAGAACAACTCGCTTATTTGAAACTGGTGTGGAGAGGGAAAAACTAAATGGTGCTTTTGGGTGTTTGCATGCAGTAAATGTTGATCATAATGATGCTGATAATATTGCATGTTATGTTGGTAGTTGTAGTGTTAATAGCAATAGTCCACTTCAGTTTCCATATCATTCAAAAGCTTTTGAAGATAATGAAGGTTGTTATAGTGATGCTGAATGTTCTTGTTGGTTGGGATGCAAGGAGAAAATTTCTCTTCCTCCCACCAAAGAGGAGTTAACAGAAAAGATTCATAGTCTAGAGTTGCATGCCTATCGATCCACTATAGGAGCATTTCATGCAGCAGGACCCTTAAGTTGGGAACAAGAAACACTAGTGACAGACCTTCGTATTTCTCTCCATATATCAAATGATGAGCATTTGTTAGAAATTAAGAACTTAATGTCTACTACCACAAGTGTTTCTTGTAGATGACAGGAGAACTAATGAACCCAATTTTTCCCCTCATACAATCTTTTATTAGTATTATTCAGTTTGGTCTTTATGAGTAATCTGAAGTCATATTGTAAAAAGCATTATCAGATGTTTTTCTTGTTGTTGAATATATAGTGGTTACAATTGTAAGTTGCAAGCCAATATATGTTTATTTCAATAAATTTTTTTGATTTATGTCCTTGATTTAGTGTAAGTAGCTTCTTCGCCGTGTTCCTTCTCTACCTAATGTGTTTTCAGATGTTGATATGTAGAATTATAGATGCAACCACATACGAGTTGGTAGCTTGTAAATAACATTGTGGTTGACCAGAAGTTGTATGCAATTTGGAGATGAGAAATAAAAAGCAAAATATTATTATGGGTGCTTTTTGTGGCTAAATGTTACTAAATCTATCATTTGTTGGATTTGCTATTATTAGAGTTGTTccaattaaatataaaattttactATCATGAGCTTCCAAGTACTTGAGATTTCAATTCAGATTACGCTCTTTTGTTGATATTATCTGTTGTTTCTGATGATTAAATTTGTTATTGCTTGAGCTACTTCATTTCCGAAAATTTCTTATGTGTTATTTGTTTTAATGTTGAAATATTGTATGAGATCAATATTTGAACAATTGGACCTCCATGCCATTCAACTACATACGAAGTTTTTTTTTGCCACAAACTACATACGAAGTTTTTGTGAAAACATTGATGCTTCCCCTGCTTTTTCCAGGCCCAAAGCAAGAAGCTTGTTTTGGCACCTCGAAAGTTAATATCGGGGGTATACTTCTTCCTGTTTTTGTTGATCACAGGGTAATACCATAATCTGATTAGATACAGAAAAGCACTAAGCAACCATTTAAATGGCTAATGCAGTTGATTACTGCATATTATGTTTCAGGTGATCTGTTCCTTGTGTGTTCTCCTGAAGGTAGAACAAGCCTTCTCATGTTTGGGATTTCTCATGACATTAGAAGGTTCCACTAGAGGGTACGAGTAGAGGGTACGAGTAGAGGTAAAGTGTGCATACTTTATACATCAGTTATGTTTAGTTTGGTTTAGTATTCATTAGAAATTGTATCCCCAATAATCATATGGTCTGTTTCTTGCTGATGGATTTTTCTTTTATTGCagtaaaattattcaaaaattttgACATTACAGTTCGTTTTGACAATTGTAGTTCCTTCGTATTTACTAATCAATACATATAACTCCATTGTTTCTGAGATTAAAATTTGGGACTTTGGGAGAGGTTTTTACTCTTCGCAAGCTCGGAAGAATATAACCTATTATATTATCTTTGCTAAGATGTCTACTATAATTTTTATTGCAATAACTTGTATTGTAAAGCTGGTAATTTGTCCATGTAAATGTTGGTGTTGCCCACCATGTAATTACAAATTATAATGAAGATGTGATTAAATATAATCTGATAGACAGTGGCTATATTATATGTTCAAGGGGGGATTTATGCAGCGGTCCATGTGCCCTCATGGAACAAAAATTtatcaattttttatttaaattttaagatataaatatgtatattttataaattattttcactaAAAAGTGTAAGTATCCTTATaatgttaataattttttcataatttaattcatatttcattttatttatagttatattattataaattggAGATTAAATGGTTGAAATACTAATTTTCAGCACATACTATCAAAAAAATcgaaaaatcaagtgaaaatgataAAAAAATGAATTTGGACCACTAACGTGTAATATAGTCACTTAAGTACGGTGTCCCCCTATAAATGAGACCATAAATCCGTCATTGTATATGTTTGACAGTGATTGGTGATCATATTGAAAATCACGCATCAAAATGCAGCCTTTATTTAGAAATTATACGACCGATAATCACTAATAATCATGTTTTCACCAAAATTTAAGGTTTTATAAGGTAATTAAGATTCAATTGTGCATAAATTTTATAGAAATTATTTGTAATcattttagaaaaaataattgAGTTTAGATGCATTTTAGGGGTGAGTCTGAAATAAGACCAGAAAATGCAGTGGGTGGTGTGGGAGCAATGACAATGTCACAGCTTGTTCACCGTGTGAGCCAGAGCAACAGCAGTCGCCACCGAAACTATCAACGGATGGTGCAATATGCCTCTTCTGCTCGGCTCTCCATTCATGTTGGTGAGAGGTGTTACATGGCATTTTACTCCTAATGATCCAACTCCTCGTAGTATGTCTAATGCTTGCTGTATTTCTTTAAGTTCCGATTCCTTTGTATGTTCAGCTTGCATTGTAGGAATTTTTGGATTTTCATGTTAAATTGTTTACGTGAGGCAATGTCTAATGCCTAATTAGTAATTAAGCTACACGCAAAAACAACAAATGTTTTAACGAGGCCTAATTATGGCACTGTTATGAGCTTGTTGTAACTGCTGGGCCTTAAATTGTCACATGTTCCTTGTCGACAAGGTTGTAGAACATGTTTGTGACAAGTCTCTGCATATGCTTTCAGGCCGCTTTGCAAAATACAGCCCAAAAACTTATGTGCTAATGGTTTATCAATGATCAAAATGACTTATGGGCTACTTACCTTTTCAGTCCAAAGTTTTTCTTTTCTGCCAATTAAGCAAAAGTTTTTGGTACCGACTTCAAATAAATTTAACTTGCTACTGaatcaaaataatttgattatTTATACTTATTTATCTCACCCCAGAAATGTCGCGATACCTCCAGTATCTTGCAGGAACCTTTCTGACCGTTTCACCCCATCCTGACCTTTAGGGCAATATCAGAGGAGAATGAGGACGTGCGGCCTGAGCTTTAGCATTCGTCCGTTTAATCCATTTTaccatttttaattttaaaaatatcgctAAATACGTACTTAAATAAATATATGAATAAGTAATTTATTCCAACGGTAGAATtgtaaattttgaaataaattcaGCAAATACATGTTACCACAATTTGCgattaatataaataatataagtGCGTGTGTGCGAATAACAGATTAATAAACTGcgaaaaataaataaaggatATGACGGAGATGTTCTCGAGTCCAGTCGTATAACTGTCTCCTTAAAGTTATTACGGCCCTCACCGTATATGCGAGTTGctagcctcccaggataaaacgagaagACGATGGTGTTGTACGACAACGCCTTCGGCGAACTAGAACATGGTAATAAACTTTTGTGTTTAGGAGGCGGTTGTGATTTGTATATCGAATGAATACCTAACCCTAAGCCTAATACGATATTATATAGCCTCGAGGGAAATGTGTGCGCTACTTTACGTGTAATTAAATAAAACGCGTTAATTGATAATCAAATCCGTAATTGAATCAGATTATTATCACGCCAAATCAATTCTAATAATTTATAATCAAAAATGAATTAAGAATTTAAAAGTTCAAATCCAGTGGAAATTAAATTTAACAAAATTAATCCGTAATTATTCGGGTCAATTTTTCGCTACACGTCGCACACGCGGGCAAGCTCGAAGGCTTCGTAAGATTTTGGATTTACCAAAGTCGCTAAATCAGAAGTACTCAGCAAGATCAGCCAAACCAGACAAAATTGGAGAGATCCAAATGTACTACCTAGAGTTTTGACTATCCCATACACTGGtgatagagtgcatttgagaccTTATTGGATGATGGAGTTTAGAGATGCAAAATttgtcagaagatttttcagacttgaagaccaactacAAATATCAAGTAATGATACACTCGAGAAAATGCAGGAGATGCTGTAAATCAACAATGAAAATGAAGCCGAATTCTATTGACAACTCCAACACCAGATTGAGAAGAATAATGAGAAGCTGGGAAAGAGGCCAAGGGATTCAAGGAAAAAGAAATGATTTGCTCAGTTTAGAGGAGCACTTTGAAAATAACATGTAAACTCTTTAAACTTTTTTTTGTACAGTTCAATTTTAATGCAACACTTTATAATTCATATACTTTTAGTGTGTCGGTTCTTTGGGATGTTCTTCTTTacttttattataatttttcttattttagttataataatattaattttgaCATTAACTttttcagttttattttaaaaaaaatgtatttCACAAGTAATTAAATATTTGGTTAGCTGATTGGATGTAAATGTCAATATTTTTTTCAAACAGAAATTATATTGCAAATTGAGTTTCTCTAACTCACTTAATATAAAAGTTGTATCATTAACTTTCATTTATTTATAGAATGATATTCTTTTATACACAATAGTGGGACATTCATAAAcaaaaaactaatattttataCATTCACGTGTTACCGACACCATCACAAATAGCGCATAAATATTACATTATTTATAAACAGAGATCTCCATCCAACATTTCCCTTCACGTGTTTTCGATACTAGATCACAAGTAGCGTATGAAAAATTATAACAAAAAtattcaattattttaaaaaattatctatTAATATGGACAAAataaaatattcaattttatatAACTTAAGCGGAAATAAAATATGTGATAAAAAATTCATTGGTACCAAAATTTTATCCTAATATTTTTCTTAATATCAAACTCATACATATTCCTTCATATTTTGTAATTGAATACATGTTTTTTATCATTATTTGTTAAAAGCATAAAACAcaaaattaacaataaataagaaaaataagATAATTGGATGTTCTAAATTTGTCATGTGTGTTTACACACACATTCTCCTTGTAcacatatttataataaaattataaaaacaatacAGAAAGcattaagaaaaaaaataagaaaattcaTTCACAACCAAATCATTACCAGCAATCTTGTCTTGATTTCAATCCCTCTCACACAAACCCCCCTCTTCCCCTCTTCATCGTCATCGTCCTTCCCTTCTCCAAGGTTTGTTTGTAACCCAcatcttaatttttttttaattttttttttgcattttttaatattatttttatgcATATTACACATTATTTTCTTGTGCTTCTTGAGATCAACTTAAAGTTTGTAAATTTATGTATTACTGCTCCACCCCTTTGTTTAATTTGTACCAAAGttggttctttttgatttctTGCATTCAAAAAATGTACTTTTGTTGTTATATATGCCTTGTGTGTGTGTTGGGTAGTTGTTAGTGCCAATGTTGATGTTAATTCTTGTATGTTTGGATCATAATGTTGTTATGATTATTGGGTTTTGTTGGATGATCAAATTATGTTGTTTTAAGTATGTTTTGTTAGTGTAGTTGGCCTTGTTGTGGTAATCACTTtttttggtttggtttggtttgatTGAGTGTAGGTTTTAGGCTTTGTATTCGATATAATCGGATACAATTAAGATGATGATATACAATAAAGGGAGTAGAGTTGAGATATTGTGTGAAGATGAGTTGCCATCGGGTGCTTGGCGATGTGCTGAAATTATCTGTGGTGATGGTTATAATTTCAAGATTAGATATGATGAGTATTTCGGTGCTGCCGGTGGTGAGACAGTTGTGAAATGGATTTCTAACAAGTTAATTAGGCCGTGCCCCCCTCAGATTGAACTTAAAGATGATTGGATTCGTGGTGCAGTGTTGGAGGTGTTTCACAATCTTTCATGGAAGATGGCAACGGTGTCTAAGGTTTTGGGAAATAATTTGTTTGTTGTTAGGTTAGTTGGTTCATCAAGTGAGTTTAAAGTTAGAAGATTGGATCTCCGGATGCGGCAGTGTTGGCAGAATAATGAATGGACTGTGATCGAAAAGGTACTTTTATCTAATATTGTTACTAATTTTTGCAGGTTTTTGCAATATGAATATGTTTGCTGAATGCTAGGACTTCTGTGATATAATTTTTAATGCTTCCTTAGTAAACGTATTGCtttttttttttagtttttatattattttggATGGCCGAGCCCTGTGCAGTGATAAAATCATTCAATTGATCCTCTATTTTTTTGTGTATAGGGCTGTGGAAGTGATCAAGCTGGTAAACGAAATGATAGATTGAATCTGATTTACGTTCGTGAGACAGGAAGCCAAGGCAAGGAGATATATATAAAAATGAGGTCCAATGTGCTAGACCAGTATCTTGATGCCGAAGCCAATGTTAACCAATCTTGTAATCCATACTCTCGGAATTTGAAGAGAAGCTTTCGGAGCTGTCAAGTTGAACAACAGGAAGGGAGCGCATATAAATATTTAGCAGCTGAAAAAGAGGGCAAGAGTCGCCGGGTTGCTGCATCCCCATCTCCAaaaaaggtagaagcaattgcTTCCGCTAAACAAATCCTGGGTGAAAAACACCTACATGCATCTAATAACTATAGAACAACTCGCTTATTTGAAACTGGTGTGGAGAGGGAAAAACCAAATGGTGCTTTTGGGTGTTTGCATGCAGTAAATGTTGATCATAATGATGCTGATAATATTGCATGTTCTGTTGGTAGTTGTAGTGTTAATAGCAATAGTCCACTTCAGTTTCCATATCATTCAAAAGCTTTTGAAGATAATGAAGGTTGTTATAGTAATGCTGAATATTCTTGTTGGTTGGGATGCAAGGAGAAAATTTTTCTTCCTCCCACCAAAGAGGAGTTAACAGAAAAGATTCATAGTCTAGAGTTGCATGCCTATCGATCCACAATAGGAGCAT
It contains:
- the LOC141717026 gene encoding uncharacterized protein LOC141717026 isoform X1, giving the protein MMIYNKGSRVEILCEDELPSGAWRCAEIICGDGYNFKIRYDEYFGAAGGETVVKWISNKLIRPCPPQIELKDDWIRGAVLEVFHNLSWKMATVSKVLGNNLFVVRLVGSSSEFKVRRLDLRMRQCWQNNEWTVIEKGCGSDQAGKRNDRLNLIYVRETGSQGKEIYIKMRSNVLDQYLDAEANVNQSCNPYSRNLKRSFRSCQVEQQEGSAYKYLAAEKEGKSRRVAASPSPKKVEAIASAKQILGEKHLHASNNYRTTRLFETGVEREKPNGAFGCLHAVNVDHNDADNIACSVGSCSVNSNSPLQFPYHSKAFEDNEGCYSNAEYSCWLGCKEKIFLPPTKEELTEKIHSLELHAYRSTIGAFHAAGPLSWEQETLVTDLRISLHISNDEHLLEIKNLMSTTTSVSCR
- the LOC141717026 gene encoding uncharacterized protein LOC141717026 isoform X2, which produces MMIYNKGSRVEILCEDELPSGAWRCAEIICGDGYNFKIRYDEYFGAAGGETVVKWISNKLIRPCPPQIELKDDWIRGAVLEVFHNLSWKMATVSKVLGNNLFVVRLVGSSSEFKVRRLDLRMRQCWQNNEWTVIEKGCGSDQAGKRNDRLNLIYVRETGSQGKEIYIKMRSNVLDQYLDAEANVNQSCNPYSRNLKRSFRSCQVEQQEGSAYKYLAAEKEGKSRRVAASPSPKKAQSKKLVLAPQKLISGVICSLCVLLKVKQAFSCLGFLMILEGSH